AGATTTAACAAATGATTTAGCTCAGTTGATACATAGTGTGGCAGATAGACTACCTGATTTCGAGAGGGAGACGGAATACATTGGGCTAAGCGCTGATGATGAATATGCGTTGTATGATGGTGTGATTAACTCGACTGATACAGGGAAATTCAAGGATTACAAAAATTATCAGAATATCACAAATGAGTACGTTGTTCCTCATTCAACAGCAAAATATACTAAACACAACAGGAAATCTTACATGGTTGGGGCTCTAGCCAGATTCAACCTAAATTGCAACAAACTACATCCAGCAGCAAAAGAAGTCGCTAAGATGTTCAACCTTAAGCCAATAAACTGCAACCCGTTCATGAACACAATAGCACAGCTAGTAGAGTTTGTGCATAGTACTGAGGATTCAATTGATTTGATAGACAAAATCCTCGAGAAAGGACTAAAAGAAGAAAAACCAGTTAAACCAAAAGTAAAAGCAGGTCGAGGTGTTGGGCTAGTAGAAGTACCACGTGGTTTACTCATTCATGACTACACATTGAACTCAAAGGGATACTGCATTAAAGCAAACTGTATCATCCCAACAAACCAGAACCACGCAAACATACAACTAGACATGGAAAAACTTGTTCCCGAGATCATTGATAAACCACCAAAAGAAATAGAGCTAACACTTGAAATGCTAGTACGTGCGTATGACCCATGCATATCATGCTCAACACATTATCTAGATGTAAAATTCGTCTAACATAAAACAGATTTTTAATTATGAAAAAAAGCGCGGTAATCGGAATAGGAAACACGATGCGAAAAGACGATGGCATAGGCATAATTTTAATAGAAAAACTGTTAGAACAAAAAGAAAAACTACCAAAAAACATAGAATTTATAGACGGTGGCATAGGCGGGATGAACCTACTTCACCTGCTAGTAAATTTTGATTTTGCTATGATTGTTGATGCAGTTAATTTTGGTGGTCAACCAGGTGAAACAAGGGTATTTACATTGGATGAAATAAAAAGCAAAAAAATACAAGCCAAAACATCGACGCATGAATCAGATTTCCTAAAAATCATAGAATTATCCAAACAGTTAAACGAATGCCCTGAAGAAATTATTGTATT
The nucleotide sequence above comes from Candidatus Thermoplasmatota archaeon. Encoded proteins:
- a CDS encoding hydrogenase maturation protease; amino-acid sequence: MKKSAVIGIGNTMRKDDGIGIILIEKLLEQKEKLPKNIEFIDGGIGGMNLLHLLVNFDFAMIVDAVNFGGQPGETRVFTLDEIKSKKIQAKTSTHESDFLKIIELSKQLNECPEEIIVFGVQPKDTSHGQNLSAELEKKLSSILDNLKIEIKKYF
- a CDS encoding Ni/Fe hydrogenase subunit alpha, producing MSNNFSIHVEHLTRVEGHGNIELNVKNGKIERLQWSVVEAPRFFEAMLRGQHYNELRPITSRICGICSIGHSLASLKATEDALSVKISEQTALLRRLAIHGENMQSHILHIGYLVSPDLFGVDSIFPLVGSKHTDTVLKIVKLHRLANEMSDLLCGRTIHPIRLVVGGFSVIPTEKQLLELRKRLEESRDLTNDLAQLIHSVADRLPDFERETEYIGLSADDEYALYDGVINSTDTGKFKDYKNYQNITNEYVVPHSTAKYTKHNRKSYMVGALARFNLNCNKLHPAAKEVAKMFNLKPINCNPFMNTIAQLVEFVHSTEDSIDLIDKILEKGLKEEKPVKPKVKAGRGVGLVEVPRGLLIHDYTLNSKGYCIKANCIIPTNQNHANIQLDMEKLVPEIIDKPPKEIELTLEMLVRAYDPCISCSTHYLDVKFV